The proteins below come from a single Xyrauchen texanus isolate HMW12.3.18 chromosome 3, RBS_HiC_50CHRs, whole genome shotgun sequence genomic window:
- the LOC127629428 gene encoding rhodopsin kinase GRK1-like codes for MDIGGLESVVANSAYVSARGSIDGAAVATMRDKKYRAKLNLPHIRQCEHMKSTVDSAFDSMCVRQQIGKRLFQQYLEGEAAHKNAVDLWKDIEDYNVAQENDRAQKAQKMINKYYESSSNNFCNFLVDKAVSRVKEDHKNIPGDLFKEREHQLLAHLEAKALNGFKDSMYFLRYVQFKWLESQPVTEDWFMDFRVLGKGAFGEVHACQMKTSGKMYANKKLNKKRLKKRKGYDGAIIEKRILAKVHSHLIVTLAYAFQTKTDLCLVMTIMNGGDLRYHMYNVDEKNPGFNEVRSCFYTAQIICGLEHLHQHRIVYRDLKPENVLLDDTGHVRLSDLGLAVELPPGKDKTQGYAGTPGFMAPELLQKKDYDYTVDYFTLGVTIYEMVAAKGPFRCRGEQVENSEVTRRILNDPVSYPPTFSQEFKDICEGLMEKDPEKRLGFKNNECAKLKKQSFFKELNWGPLEAVMLPPPFVPDPKMVYAKDIDDVGAFSTIKGVVIDNKDNEFYGEFSTGNVPIPWQDEMIETGVFGELNVWLPNGKLPNDLDPNYVEAKGGGCVLL; via the exons ATGGATATTGGAGGTTTGGAAAGTGTGGTGGCCAACTCAGCCTACGTGTCAGCACGTGGGAGTATAGATGGAGCAGCCGTGGCAACTATGCGTGACAAAAAATACCGTGCTAAGCTCAATCTTCCACACATAAGACAATGTGAACACATGAAGTCTACAGTCGATTCTGCATTTGACAGCATGTGTGTACGCCAGCAAATTGGTAAACGGCTCTTTCAGCAATATCTCGAAGGCGAAGCTGCTCACAAGAATGCTGTAGACCTCTGGAAAGATATCGAAGACTACAATGTTGCACAAGAAAACGACAGAGCTCAGAAAGCACAAAAGATGATCAACAAATACTACGAGTCATCATCCAACAACTTTTGCAACTTCCTGGTGGATAAAGCAGTGAGCAGGGTAAAGGAGGATCACAAGAACATTCCAGGGGATCTGTTTAAAGAGCGCGAACATCAGCTCCTTGCCCACCTGGAAGCTAAAGCACTGAATGGCTTCAAGGACAGCATGTACTTTCTGCGTTATGTACAGTTTAAATGGCTGGAGAGTCAGCCTGTTACTGAGGATTGGTTCATGGATTTCAGAGTGCTTGGAAAAGGCGCGTTTGGTGAGGTCCATGCTTGCCAAATGAAGACGTCAGGGAAGATGTATGCTAACAAGAAACTGAACAAGAAGAGGTTGAAGAAAAGAAAAGGTTATGAT GGTGCCATTATTGAGAAGCGCATCCTGGCTAAAGTGCACAGTCATTTAATTGTGACTCTGGCCTACGCTTTCCAGACCAAAACAGACCTCTGCTTGGTCATGACCATCATGAATGGAGGAGACCTCAG GTACCATATGTATAATGTGGATGAGAAGAATCCAGGCTTTAATGAGGTTAGATCTTGTTTTTACACTGCTCAGATCATCTGTGGACTTGAGCATTTGCACCAGCACAGAATTGTGTACAGAGACCTCAAACCTGAAAATGTGCTGCTGGATGATACAG GACATGTGCGTCTGTCTGATCTGGGTTTGGCTGTTGAACTACCTCCAGGGAAAGACAAAACACAGGGATATGCTGGGACCCCAG GATTCATGGCTCCAGAACTGCTGCAGAAGAAAGATTATGATTACACTGTAGACTACTTCACTCTCGGGGTGACTATATATGAGATGGTTGCCGCCAAGGGACCTTTCAGGTGTCGTGGAGAGCAG GTGGAGAATAGTGAAGTGACGAGGCGTATCCTGAATGACCCCGTCTCATACCCCCCAACCTTCAGCCAGGAGTTCAAAGATATCTGTGAAGGGCTAATGGAGAAAGATCCAGAGAAAAGACTTGGCTTTAAGAACAACGAGTGTGCTAAGCTGAAGAAGCAGTCCTTCTTTAAAGAGCTCAACTGGGGCCCATTAGAAGCTG TTATGCTTCCTCCACCCTTTGTGCCAGATCCAAAGATGGTCTACGCCAAGGACATTGATGATGTGGGAGCATTCAGCACCATCAAAGGTGTTGTGATTGACAACAAAGACAATGAATTCTATGGCGAATTTTCAACCGGGAATGTTCCGATTCCATGGCAGGATGAGATGATTGAGACAGGGGTGTTCGGGGAGCTTAACGTCTGGTTACCAAATGGAAAACTGCCGAATGATCTGGATCCCAACTATGTGGAAGCGAAAGGCGGGGGATGTGTGCTGCTGTGA